agaggaagagagagagagagagaggaagagagggagagagggagagagagagagagagggtggaGGGAGGGGAAGAagggaagagagggagaaagagggagagagggagagagagaagagagagggagagagaaagagagggggagagaaacgACCGCGTTGCGCCCCAGCGCCGGAACGGCACAGAGAAACGATATCGCGCAGGCGCGCGTGGGCGTGTCGGGACGGGCGTGCGGGGCGTGCAGTCCGCCGAGCGAGCATTCGTCTTCCGGCTAGCGAAGCGTACAGTCTACTTTTATCGTGCTCAAATATACAAAACGTTGATACGCGATTGTAATCCACCAGACTTTTGAGTCTGAGAACGAAAGCTGAGAGATCTCATTCTCATCGAAGGAAGCTTTTCAACCCTGATTAGAGATTACTGAACGTGCCTCGAGACGAGTCTACTGCAGGAAGGACGAACTTTGCCATTACGTCGTAGCCACGTTATCAAAGGACGAAACGGCCATCTTGGCTACCAGAGAATCCCCTCAGAGGCTTAGTCAAGGAGACCTTTATTATCACGAAACAAAGAAGGCAACCGCCTTTAAGGTAACATACATTGTTCTCTGGAAAACACTGATCAATCACAAGTAGCGGTTAGATTATCGTCTAACTTCAGAGAAAGACTAAGTGGTCTAAATTACCAATTCCAGAGTTCGAGAAAGAAACCACGAGGCGACGGACTCTGTCCTCGCAACATCTTACCGGTATTAGAAATCTAATTGAGCTCAGTAGAACTTACATTCATTTCAAATGGTTGCAACCCGCGAATAAACTCATTTATTCTCGatgtatagtaatttaacttacattatcaatacataatataaagaGTGAAACGTGATTCGGACATTCACGTATATTCGGTATTATCTTTACGTATATTGCGATTTGAACCCGTGGCTATTGGCCAGTTATTAAAGTTTACGAGACAACGTATTACATACGAAAGATgacttattatttaattgagttCGATATTCATTTACTGAATTGTTTATTACTTGCTTTAATATCTTTAGATAACTCGATTTACTGCGAAAGTTACTGTGTCAATTAATAGAAAGTGCATTATATTGAAGTTGTAAAACCACgcacaatatattatataagcatAAAAATTCTCTcgattgttttaatatatgtatgtttatttaattacctGTTGAATGAGAGATATATAAGGATTATTTCTTACAGATTACTAATGGATACAGTACTTCAATTATACTTATGCTTTGTATATTATtgctatatttatgtattttgcgttttgaataatatgtttaatatgcATGATTCTTTCTTAAAGAAGATTTAAGTATTGAAAGCACTTGATTGTTTTCTCCGAtcaagagataaaaatacagGAATTCTGTCTTCTTACAATAATTTCTGATAAGAGATTAAATTAcggaagtatatatatatgagaaagGATTATTCATTGATAATTCatcaatttcttattttgtattttatgcaaTGTGTTCTCTTGACAAAACTTTCTTCTACGACAtacttgattattattaaataatacgaattaacattgaaatacacAATCTCTTTACCGACGCAACTATGAGAGACCAGTCGTTCCCCTTTCTATAAATCTAGAGCCTAGGCTCCTGCGCGAGCTTGTACTttaaacagagagagagagaaaaagagagaaggaacaAAGAAAGAGGggtacatttacatatattttaaaaatatcatattttaatatattttagtatcatGTAATATGCACTGTTCGTAGGCAGAGCGGGCAAAACTGAATCAAAAAGTCCTTTATCATTTTGTaagtttcttaataattaataagaaattacttAACACAGATACGTAAATCAGATGCGTCTGTGCGATTCGACGAGATGGAACAGCCCAACGTTCACGTTTTGTTAGGTGCGTGGCGAGGCATTGGAAGGAGTGCATAACAACGGCTATACATGAACGACATTCGTGCGTAgccattgttatttataaagcgTTCCTCCTAATATTTCTCCACACGAGTAACAACGTGAACGTTGGGCTGCTCCTCTTCGTCAAATCGCACGGACGCATCCTGATTCGCGTATCTGTACTATTCctgtaaaatttgtaatttattgcatatccccgtAGGGTTCGCATTCTACTATCAAtactatccttctcctctcactttaactctttggaccaacggcttaacgtctctttccgaaatacggagcccagttttctccgcacaagagcctatcttgcacggaggggcgcagctatTGGGAATGGCTAAACTGTGATACGCTCTCTGGTGGCGAAAATCAGAACCCGAAAGAGTAGGTCGCCGGCTGTCACATAAGTAAAGCGAATTGACAGTTAATTTTTCCATATGACAATTGTATAATACACTAATGTAATTACAATTAGTTATGGAGGCCGGAGTGAAATTTCCACCAAAAAGCTCGAAAAGCAAAATATGTTGCTCTGTTTTCGGTTGCAATAGCAAAGCTCGAAATAACCCGGAATTAAGTTTTCACCACTTTCCTAAAGCCGGTGAAATAAAAGTCAATAAACTAAACATATTTGGACAAAATGAACTTATTGACAGGAGAGTGTTGTGGgagagaattttaaaaatcggcaGAAAAGTAACACCAAGTATGCGAGTTTGCTCACTTCATTTCATCAAAGATGACTACTATGTATTCACAAGACCAGGTAAATTGTCACTATTCTAGAAGCaaccttttattatttttatagttttcattagtacttattaaattttaacagtaTTTTATGCATATCACATTATAAATCTCAATCATTATTTAACCTCAAAATGTAATCagctatattatattttatatgcaatagTTTAAGTCtttaagggccaatttcaccaaccacagttagcttaaccgacggttaaagttagcaggattgaccaatagaaagcagggtggattcatttctattggtcaattctgctaactttaaccatcggttaagctaactgtggttggtgaaattggccctaagtgaattaatatatgtacatttgacaaaaacaaaattgttatttagttatataataataattagttaaagaacttaaactttttaaaaataattcttttttaaactttttaaaaataatattctttttttttagattgtcTAGCTGGAGCAaggtttttgaaaaaaactaGTGTACCATCTGTTAATTTGCCACTTTCCAGCGTACAGACTActaatgtttcaaataataaaattactgaaaGGCAAATTCGACTGGAAAATcgtcagaaaaatattaaattaaatgcgaAGGAAAAAGACACCGAGTGCAATTGTTTTCTGACTGAAGAGGATAATATTGCTGTTCAGAATGATACATTCCTTGTTGAAGAAGTtaatatagaagaaaaatcCAGCGATGTTcctcagaaaaaaattttaattgatgttGAAATACAAGTAAAAAGTGgagatttaattgaaaattgctttttacattttttaaagactGATAAAGAATTGAGCACTGCCACCGGgattcaaaattttgaattgtttGATAGTATCGTAGCTGCTGTTAAAATAGCTGCACCACACTTAAACACTGGTGTATTAAGTATTCGTGAAAGAGTTTTAATGACTTTTATGAAACTGAAACAGAATTTAAGTTATTCGTTTCTATCTATTTTGTTCCCAACGATTAGTGTAAGATATTGTTCAGAGATTATTTGTAACATGTTggatattttaagtaaaattttagagCCATGTATTCACTTTCCATCAGGAGATGAAATCTTAAGGAATATGCCATTATGTTTTGCTAATTACCCTAATACTCGCATAATATTAGACTGCACcgaaatagaaatacaaagGCCAAAAAACTTATGTTGTCAAATAACAACTTACTCGACTTACAAAGGGAgatatactataaaatttatgactGGAGTAACACCAGGTGGTATAATATCTTTTGTCAGTAAAGCTTACGGAGGTAGAGCATCGGATAAAGCAATATTTGAACAGAGTCTTTTGTTGCAACGACTAGAGAAAGGTGTGTCGGTTATGGTAGACAAAGGTTTTCTGATAGATGAATTGTGTTGTGATTATGATGTGAAACTAATTAGACCGCCATTCCTTAAAGATAAGGttcaattttctgaaaatgaCGCTGTAGAGAATGCAGATATTGCAAGTGCAAGAGTGCATGTTGAAAGACTCAACCAAAGACTAAAAGTATTTGAAATACTGGGCAGTAAAATGTCCTCATGCCTTGTACCAAAGAGCGAGAAGATCATAACTATTCTATGTGCAGTAGTAAATCTAAGTAGTCCCATTTTCAAGGATGATAAATTTCactcttaatttttcttaataagaCTTTTTactatttgtaaaaataagttattggtttttgtatttaaaaaaagtttattttaatttaatcaattaatttattccgcAGAACCCTCCTTAATACAAACGTGATGCAACATTACATTgtagtaaacattttttaaagatgttaacatattatttgtaaattcgTGATCAAATTCAACTGTTAGAATACGAAAACTATTGTCGATAgatgcatatataataaagtcgGTTATTTCTACATTCAAGATTGCCATTCCAAGCTGAATCTGTGCAAAATAgttgcttttttcttttaatgttaaatttttatttaaata
This genomic stretch from Temnothorax longispinosus isolate EJ_2023e chromosome 9, Tlon_JGU_v1, whole genome shotgun sequence harbors:
- the LOC139819266 gene encoding uncharacterized protein translates to MEQPNVHVLLDCLAGARFLKKTSVPSVNLPLSSVQTTNVSNNKITERQIRLENRQKNIKLNAKEKDTECNCFLTEEDNIAVQNDTFLVEEVNIEEKSSDVPQKKILIDVEIQVKSGDLIENCFLHFLKTDKELSTATGIQNFELFDSIVAAVKIAAPHLNTGVLSIRERVLMTFMKLKQNLSYSFLSILFPTISVRYCSEIICNMLDILSKILEPCIHFPSGDEILRNMPLCFANYPNTRIILDCTEIEIQRPKNLCCQITTYSTYKGRYTIKFMTGVTPGGIISFVSKAYGGRASDKAIFEQSLLLQRLEKGVSVMVDKGFLIDELCCDYDVKLIRPPFLKDKVQFSENDAVENADIASARVHVERLNQRLKVFEILGSKMSSCLVPKSEKIITILCAVVNLSSPIFKDDKFHS